In Haliscomenobacter hydrossis DSM 1100, the DNA window CAAAGGTGGTATTTGCCTTTGGCGGGCATGGCCACTTTGGTGGAGGCATTTTTGACGGGGGTGCCCATGCCGTGCGCCATCAGGTAAGTGGAGCCCATTTGCTGGATGAACTGGGGGTCGGTGACCCAGTAGCCCTTGTCGATGAAGCTTTCGGCTTCAATGAGGGCGTCTTTTTGGGCAAAAGTCAAGAGGGGGAACAATAACAAAATGAGTAGGCCAATTGGTTTTTTGCTTTTCATAGTCCGTTGAAAAAGTGGTGAAAAGATGAATGGGTGTAAAGAGCACGCCCGGATTGCTCGCCGCAAGGCTTCCAGATACCAAACCAATGATTTGGTTAAAAAGCACAATACTAGCGGATTTATTGACCGAAAATAAGGCGAGTTTCAAAATAATAAATGGCATCAATTGGTCGGATCGAGAGAAAACCTATCGGGAACCTTCTCGAAACGGGTAGCGGTAGAGATTTTTGTTGAATAGGGTTGTCTAATAATTTAGTGTGTGTAAATTCTAAAGACTAAAGGAATCCAAAGTACTTATTGGCGGTAATGATCTACAGAAGCTTGAAGCCTAGTTTTAATTTTTTCTCTAAGATATTCTGGACTTTTAACCTGAATCCCCTCACCATAAGAAAGAATTAATTGCTCCAGTTCATAGTTCGGGATAACCTCAATCTGGAGGGTTAAGCCATTTTCATCTTGATTAAGTTTTTTCTGTGAGCCATGCAATGGTTTGGTTAGAATGTAAGGAGCAAGTTGAGAACTGATAACAAGCTGAATTGTTTCTAATGTCGCTTCTTTAGGCCGTGTGACACCTATAATGTCTTCAAAATATTCATCAAAATCAACAAATTTATTTTCGAGATAAGGTGTCTTTAGCTCCTCAATATGTTCGATCCGGTCCAAAGCCAAATTGGAGATTTCGGCAAAAGCGGGATTGTATCCAAATACGAACCAACGATTGTTGTATTGCTTCAAGAAATAAGGATGCAGCGTGAATTGCAACAAGTCATTTTTTCGAAAAGACTGATAATCAATTTTTAATACTTTTTCATACAAAACAGCATGGAACAACTCTTCTAACCAACCAATCCCACGGAGAAATTCATTGTTGCTAAACGCCATAAATTCTTTGCCTGGCTTAGTAGTGCCAAATGATTGCTCCAAACGAGGAATTAATTCGTTAAGCCATTCAAATTGTGGCATCCCTTTCATCCTACTCAGCACCATCATTGCTGATCTTAATTGATGGGCTTCTGTTTCATTGATGGGTTGGTTGTTGATAGAAAAGCTAAAATCTGCATAACGGTAATAAGCTTTTCTTCCTTCCCGAAAACGCTCTAAAGGAATAGACCATCCTTGCTCACTTTCCATAAATTTTATGTCTTCAAAAAGCTGTCGCCTTTGAATTTGGCTATTAAGGCCATTAAATTCGTAAAGGGCGTGATTACATTCTGCTAAAAGATCTTCCCAAAAATACCTTCGCCCAGGGTTGCGAAAACACCGGTCTAGTACTTGATAGCGGATGTAAGCATTCTTATTTACAGACATAGCCTATTATTTTCTTACCGATGCAGATCAAATGCACTGTAACTTTTTACTTTTGCAAACGTATTTACTAGGGAATTGGTTACAAATTCCTAATGATTCTTTGAATGCCTGTCTAAAGATATTGATCGTGCATGCTGTATTTCGGCATGTCTCCTGGCTTTTAGCCAGGTGAACGTTTTGAGGTCATTGTTGAAGATGATTGGTCATCTGCTTGTTTATTGTGATGATAAATAATGATGGTTGATTTGTTTTTGATGATGATATGGTTGAATTTTACTCCATACGAAAGAGTATCATGGCAGGCATTCTTATTTTTCCTTTATGCAATTGGAACAGGAGCAAGTCGAGATCATCCGAACTATGTTTCAGCAAATCAAGAGTAAGAATGATTTGCTGAAGCTCATCAACTTTGCCAAGAAATTGCTCTTTGGCGAGGCGGCTCATGCTGTTCCGTTAAAAACACTGACTTATTATGGTAATGCAAATCTTGCGTCTGATGCGTACAGAACTTTCAGTATCCGCAAAAAATCAGGCGGAAAACGGCCGATTCATGCACCTGTTAAAGGATTAAAGCCTATTCAAAAAGCTTTGAATCTTATTTTACAGTGTTTGTTTACGCCGCATCATGCAGCTAATGGTTTTGTTCCAGAAAGATCGATTGTAGACAATGCCAAAGTACACCAAGGTGCTCACTATGTGTATAACATTGACCTCAAGGATTTTTTTCCTAGCATCGACCTTAGTCGGGTGGCCGCTTGCTTGCGCTTGCCGCCATTCAATTTGATCGACACAGCGGAAGAACCCCTTGCTTTTTTGGTTGCCAATCTTTGCTGTACCCCTATTTTAGTAGAACGGCAAAATGAATCTGGCGAATGGATCAATAAAATTCTAAATGTGTTGCCTCAAGGAGCCCCTACATCGCCAACCATCACGAACATTGTAGCCCAACGCTTAGATAAACGTTTGACCGGCCTAGCGCGTAGATTTGGAGCCAACTTCTCGCGCTATGCAGATGACATCACTTTTTCGTCTATGCACAATATTTATAAGCAGGATGAAGCATTCACCATTGAATTAACCCGAATCATCGAGAGCCAAGGTTTTTACATCAACCCTAGCAAAACACGCCTCCAGAAAACTGGTTTTCGACAAGAAGTGACCGGGCTCGTTGTGAATGAAAAGGTGAATGTGCATCGCAGGTACGTCAAACAAATCCGCCATTGGCTTTACCTCTGGGAACGTTATGGTTATGCCCAAGCAGAGCAGATTTTCAAGCGCGAATATGTAAAAGACAAAGGTTACGCCAAAAAGGGTAATCCAAAATTGGAAAATGTACTGGAGGGTAAGTTGTTGTTTATGAAGATGGTGAAAGGGGGGGAAGATGGGACTTTTTTGGGATTGTGGAGGAGGTTTGATCATCTTTTGATAGAACTAAATGAGGTAAGAGACAATACTTCAATCCCAGAGGAGGCTTTTACAGAAAAAGAGCAATTAACAAGAACGATTAAAATTTCACTCTTACCTATTGATGATGGTAAATTTATTCAAACACTCCAACATGATAAGCTAATACCGATGGGAGTTGCACTTCCGTATGAGGAAACATTCGAAAATAATATTGAGGAAACCTATGAAAAACCTTCTTTACAACATAACCCTATCAATACAATGAATTTTCTAAAAAATTTCAAATATGACAATGCTTCTGGATTTAAAGAACTTGTACATGCTCCATTTGATGTCGATAATTTTGATTTTGAAAAAATTCTTGACACTGTAAAAAATCATCCCAATTTTATTTTAACTTTTAAAAATACGAGAGCAGAAAAATTTACTGGAGAACTGCCTCTGGGGCTTTGGAAAAAAGCTAAAGAATTAATTAATCATCTCAGTACAGAAGGATTAGATCTCTTTAAGCTGACTAAACAACACCCAATTGAAAGTGAAAAATTCTTAACAGAAATTCAAGATTTTAAAAAAAATTATAGATTTAGTAGTGACGATACAGAGTCTTCTATACTAAAAAAACTAATTATACACGTTGCAAAGAAGGCTGAACACAAAAACTCAGACAAAAACATTGTATTTTCATTTGGAAACACAGATCAATCTGGACAATTTAGTGATGACCAATTAGTTTTTTTACCTGATGAAAGAATATTCGGATTAAGATCTGGTTTTTTCACTTGGGTTCCTAATGTCAGGAATACACTAGCATGGATTTTTAAAGGTATTTTACAACACTCTAATGTTAATGGAAGTAGGACCTTTGAGAAAAAATCAAAAAAGATAGTGGTAGAAATTAATAGATTCAGGGATAAAGATATAGGGCTTACTAAAGTGCAATTAACCATTTCAGACGAATTTAGTGTGCTTAAAAAGAGCCCTGATCAATTCTTGGAAGATTTATTAAATTCAGAACCATGTAAACACTATCTAAGAAATATTGCTGATTGGGCGATTGAATGTGATTGCGATAATGGGGAATCTTATCTTTTCCAAATACTACCTAAAAACGATTATAAACGTTTAGAAAGGAAAGTAAATTCATTCAAGCATATAATTACTTTTTATGACTAAGCAAAAACCTATTTTGTTCTTTGACGAAGGGAATGTAGAAAAGACTGATGTATTTAGAGTGCTCTCACTCAAAGAGACATGTTCTGATTATGAACCTATTGTTGGTTTTTTTACAGAACTTAATCAGCATTTCGATTTTGCCGACGGCAGTGGAAACGAGGTAAATATATTGTTTTCGGTTGATGAAATTGACTATATATTTATTCACCATAGTTTCAACATGCCCTATTCTATACCTTCAAATTGTTTTGATCTTTTAAGAGAACAGTTAGGTGAAAAATTGGTAGTCTTTTCTGGAGAAACAGCTAACGACCTCAAAGTCAATCGTCTTAAAAGGGACGATACATATAAGAATTTTAATTTTTTTTAGAAGTTTTTATGCTACTTGGTGAGTATCGTTTAGAAGTTTTTACAGAAAGAAATTTTTACAGATTATTAGCTGAAGAATATTTAGAGGAATTTAGATCAATTATCGAAGAAAGTAAAGAAAAAGCGTTTTCAAGTGTTGTGTTTAAAAAATTATCAAAACTTACAGGCAATGATATAGAAGCATTAGCCCAAAGGCTTGTTACTATGAGTGAGGAAGAAATAATTCTATTTATTGACCAGCAAATTGCAACCTTATGATAAATGATCTGATACTAGTCACGAACTCAGCCAATTCTGCTTCTTCTAGAAAGCATTTCACTGACATACTTAACTTTGGCGAATATCTTGAGCTCGCTATCCCAGCAGAATGGAAGGCTCAGCCGCGTGAGTTTTATCTTTATATTACTTACAGTGAACTTGAGCCAAAGTTAGCAGCCACACAATTTAAAGGCATAGTAATCGATTTGTTTTTAGAAAATTCAAAATCCACAGATTCTAATATTGCGGTAGATTTAGCTGCCTTCCTAAGGCTTTGCGATATTGATTTACCTATCATTATTGTTTCCGAAAAGCATTTAACATCCGAGAAATATGGCTTGGATATTGATCCTAGGAGCTATCAAATACTAAATGACTTCAAAGTAGGAAAGTTCTTGACTTACGACCAAGCATTTAACAAAGAATTATCTGTTGATGACCCCCAACATTTTCCAATTTATAAACACATAAGGGGATATAAATTTAACATAGCTGAATTTCTAAAAAACTTTTCGGTTATTCCTTCTGATGATCGCCATCAAATGACAAATGAATGGGGTGCTATTAAACTTGCATTTAATGCAGGCTATACATTGGAGGACATTGGTTACAATTTTCCTCAAAACACCTATTTTAAATACCTTCAAAAGAAATTCTCGCTTGATTTTTTGACCTTTGCAGAAAGAGAAGAACTGCTAAAGGAATATTCATTGCCTACTACTCAAAATAAAATCAATCTATCTACTTTCCTGAAAAACAAAAAAATATTACTTGTTGATGATAATGCTGAAAAAGGTTGGGCAAGCGTCCTAGAGAAGATTTTTGACGCGAGAATAGTTAGTATGTCTAGTATTCATGATTGTTTAAAAATTGATCACAAAGAATACGCTTCTTTTGATCTTGTGTTTTTAGATTTATACATGCCCAATTTTCACGGAAATTTAAAGGAAAAAGAAAACTCTATTAAACTATTAGAGACTTTTAAAATTGGGTTTCCTCAAATCCCTATTATTGTATTTACGGCTTCCAACAAATCTTGGACATTAGACGAAGTTCTAGAGAAAGGCGCAGATGGAATGTATGTCAAAGAATCTCCAGAATATGCTGGGAATGCTACTTATTCTAGAGAAAATTTCAAAAACTTCTTCTCTACCATTGCTAATTGCTTGAAACGCTATAAAACGCTTCAACCTTATTGGAGTAATATTGATTTTATCTTTCAAAATTTTCTTCCCGAAATCGACGATATAAATGCTTTCAAGTTTAAATCTAGAATTAAAGAACGGCTAGAAATGTTTTTTGGTCTACTAAAAAGGGGGCTTGAAGAGAAGGGTTTTAACTCTAGAAAGTTCTATTTTTCTGATAATGAATTGGCTTTTATAACTCTTTGGAGTATACTGAATGAAATTTCACAAGCCTATTATGAAAAATCTCGACCTAATATTCAGATTAGAGACCCTAAGGGTAATTTAATCTCTGCACATCCTTCAGGTACACTAATCGAATACTCTCCTCGGCATTATAAATGGAGTATCAAAAATCAGCAAGATGTTTTTCTTGAGTATGTTTATTTTTTTGAAATAGAGCGGGAAAAAATTGTATTGCACTCAAATAAAAATTATTACAAGCTTAATTGTAAGTCTAAATCCATATTCAAGTTTCATCGTGGTAAAGGAACTGTGCTGCATCAACCTAGCGTGCCAGACGTAGATTATTCAAGAAGTCTGTATGTTCAAATTGCTTTTTTGTTAGAAAAGAAAATAACTCTTCTAAGTCCAAAGAAAGATAGACTACAAGAAAAATTAAGTCAATTAAATGAAAAAAGGAATAAACTTTTTTTAACACATGGAGAAGAAGATTCTAGGTTCTACAATAAAACTGAAAAGAGCAAGAGGAGCGAAAGAAGCTATGAAATAACTCCAAATGGAGACATAAAAGAATTATTTGAGTTAGTTGGTTTTCTCTTGACAGGCAAAGAAATTGTGCTTAATATTTAGCGTATGCACAATCTGTGCACTTCTCTCATTTTTCCCATGCTCCATGACATCAAAAAACTCTAATTTATGAACATCCACCACCACTTTCCAAACCTCCAACTCACCCAAGACCAACAAACCACCCTTGGCCAAGTAGAAGCATTTTTGGAAGGTGGTGACCAAATATTTCTCCTCAAAGGGTATGCAGGCACAGGTAAAACCACTTTATTACATGGCATCTGTCGCTATTTAGCAGCAAAACAATCTGATTTTAGGTTGATGGCTCCTACTGGTCGAGCTGCGATGATTTTGGCGCGCAAAACTGCGATAAAGTCTTGCACCATCCATCGGGGCATCTACAATATGGATCAATTGGAAGAGAAAGAAGAAGGTACCTCCTTCAAGTTTTTTTATGCGCTCAAAACCAATGAAGATAGTTCTCGCTGTGTTTATCTCGTAGATGAAGCATCAATGGTTTCTGATGTTTACAGCGATGATGAGTTTTTTACTTTTGGCTCTGGTTTGCTGTTAAAAGACCTTATAACCTATACCCTTCAAGGAGAAAACCACCATAAGATCATATTTGTAGGGGACGACGCACAATTACCCCCCGTAAATATGCCATTCTCTCCAGCCCTTGAGACACACTATTTACAGAATCAATACGGCTTGCAAGTACAAACTGCGCAGCTTACTCAAGTTGTAAGACAGGCACACCAAAGTGGCATTCTGACCACTGCCACTTATTTGCGCCAAGCTATCGCAGCCAATAAATTTAATGCTTTTTCCATCCATACTCAGTATAATGACGTACACACTATTCAACCTGAGCAAGTTGTAGAGGAGTATGTCTCAATGGTGAAGCAACAAGGAATTCAAAACACCATTATTATCACCCACTCTAATCGCCAAGCATTAGAATACAATCAACTCATCCGGCAACGCCGCTATGGAGAAAATGGAAGTCAACTTCAGAAAGAGGACATTTTGCTGATTACCCGGAATAACTATAATGGTTCGCTTGAACTGTTTAATGGGATGTTTGCCAGAGTTCTTGAAGTTGGTGGAATAGAGTATACGGCGTCTCCTCGTTTCAAAATAGAAGGTGGTACCACTATTCAACGTGAACTTGTTTTTCGATCCTTAAGAGTAGAAATTACCGCTATCGACGGCAGCATCCATCAACTCAAAACTACAGTACTTGATCCTTTTTTAACTGCTAGTGAAGGTAAATTACACCCTTATGATCAACGTGCTTTATACATTGACTTTAAGATGCGAGCCATTGCTAAGGGATTGCATCCTAAAAGTGAAGCCTTTCGTGAAGCGTTAAAAAAAGATGTCTATTTCAATGCCTTACAAGCCAAATACGGCTATGCCATTACTTGCCACAAATCTCAAGGTGGCGAATGGACTGGAGTGTTAGTCGATTTTAAAGTTTTCATTGGCAAATTGAGTTCAAGTTTTTTCCGTTGGTCTTACACCGCGATTACTCGCAGTAGCAAAGCATTATTATGTATTGATGCTCCAAACTATAATGCGCTTAGTGAGTTTGTAGTCCACGACATCACTAAGCTCGGCAAAGTTCTACCAGAGAGTTACTATGTTCCGGATGGGTTAAATTTTTTGGAATATCGTAAGTCCCGACTGCAACAAATCTGCCAGCGGCAGGAGTTAACAATGCTGATTGTAGAGCATAGTTACCAATTGGAAGTAGGGTTCCAGCAAGGGAATGAATCCGGTAAAGTACAGCTTTGGTACACTAAAACAGGGTTTTCGAGCGTGACTTGGGTAACCTTTTCAAGCCCTGAATTCAAAAATTTGATCGATGAACTTTTAATTGAATCTCTTTTACCAGAAAGCATTCCTTTTGTACCAAAATTTGATTTTCAAAAAGACTTACACCTTTATTTTCTGGAAATTCTATCCGAATGTAACCTTCCGTTAACCAATGTCGTACAAAGAGAATGGAGTGATTTATACTGCATCCGCACAGATGCAGATTGTGCTGCTGTAGAGTTCTTTTTTAACGGTAATCACATGTACACATTTGCTATACCTAAATCGACGGCAGGGGCAGACGATGTAAAACTCCAGGAAGTGATAAACAAGCTACGTGGATTGTAAAACCTCTAAAAACTGGGCTTATGTCATTTATTCAAGTGAAAGAATTACGGCAAGCAGGTAAATTGGATGAGGCCTACCAGGTTGCATTACAATACTTGGCAGAAAAAACCCCAACTAGGGTAATAAACAATCCAGCTTTTGCAAAATTATTTCAGAATCCCCCAGATTTGATTTGGGCAAAACGGGCACTTGCATGGGTACTTTACGAGTATCTTAAGCAAAGTGAGATCCAGGAAAATTATGAAGCTTATTTTAGATACCTGACAGAACTGGTTCAACTTGAGTTGCCTAGCTCTGAGGTAATGGTTTTTGATGCTATGGCTTGGCAGATTGGTAAACTTGTTTTTGAGCTTCAAAAACAAGAAAAAATTGAGTATCAGAAGATAGATCTACTATTTGAAGTCATCCAAAAATTTCATTTTACCAAGCCTTCTCCCGCTTATTCTTTTTTGTACAAAGCGTTCCACAAGGGGCATCAAGGCTGGTCTAATTACTTGGAATTTGCGAATTGGTGGAATTTCGAGTACTTCGAGGCAGCAGACTATCTAGAGGAAGAACTACCCAAGAATGGTAAAAAAGTTATGGCTTTGGTAGAGCAGGCTTATATCGCTTACTCCAAGAAATTACTGGAAAAAGCCGTAGGAAGTTTAGATAGAGATAAGATAGCTGCGTTTTTACCTATGCTGGATACGCTTATTGAGAAGTATCCTCGATATCGATACCTTCCCTATTTCAAGGCTAAATTGCTATTGGCAATAGGTGATCCAGAGGATGCATTTAGTGCATTTTTACCTTTTGCAAAAGCGAAGAAAAGTGAGTTCTGGGTATGGGATGTGATGGCGGAGATGTTCACAAACAAGCCTGACAAACAAATAGCTTGTTATTGTAAAGCTATTTCCTGTGGCACTTCGGAAGAGTATCTTATTAAAGTTAGAACCAAACTAGCGGCATTGCTCATTGAAACTGAGAAATATAGTGAGGCAAAAACGGAAATAAACTTTGTGCTGAATATCGATGAACAACAAGGTTGGAAAGTATCTCGTCAAGTTTCACAGTGGCTTAATTCACCCTGGTACAAAGAAGCTGATGTTCAAAAAGATAATCTAATTTTATACCGAATGCATGCCCCATTGGCAGAACAGCTCCTTTTTGCCAACTTACCCGAAGAGATTGCCGTCGTTGAATTTGTGAATCGGGATAAAAAAATGCTCAATTTTATCATAAACTTGAAGCGATATGGTTTCCTTAAATATGACGGTTTTTTAAAGGAAGTTAATATTGGCGATGTTATTGCCGTTAGATTAGATAGTGGGTCATCCGATGGCTATTATACTGCTTTAACGCTGCAACAAACCGATAAAAAGCCAGATAACAGTGTGCTAAAAAACTTTCAAGGGCTGCTTGATATCAGAAATGATAATCCATTCGGGTTTGTGGAAAATATCATGGTAGATTCTAAGTTACTTCAAGAATATCGACTGAATAATGGTGATTTTATCAAGGGAACAGCCATTGCTTCTTTTAACAAAAAGAAACAAGAATGGGGGTGGAAAGCAACCCATTTGGAGCGTTTATAACCTCACCCCTTTCGCATCGACGATTTCCGCACAATCAAGCGTGTAGCCAGCATCCGCTTCTCCACCGTCGGCTGCTCCATCTGCTCCAACAACAGCCGCGCCGATTCCTCACCAATTTTCCACACGGGTTGTTCCACCGTGGTCAACGAAGGCTCAATGATGGCCGAAATGGGGTCATTGCTGAACCCCACTATGCCCAAATCCTGGGGAATGTTGATGCCCCGTTCCTTGGCGATTAGCATAATTTCAATGGCGCAAGGGTCATTCACCGCAAAAATGGCATCCGGTGGCTGGGGCAGATCCAGCAATTGCCGAGTGCAAATTCGGGCGTGTTCCTCGGTCAAATCGTGGTACACGATCAAATCCTGATCCAGCGGCAACTGATGTTTTTGCAAGGCATCAACATAGCCCTGCAAACGCAGCCGACTGACCTGCAAGGTGACCGGACCAGCCAGGTGCGCAATGCGCCGATAGCCCTGTTCAATCAGGTGTTCCACGGCCTGGAATGCCCCTGAATAGTCGTCAATGATCACTTGCGGCGTATCCAGTTCGGGGCAAACGCGGTTGAAAAACACCAGGGGTATTTCCTTCTGCATGACCGTCCGGAAGTGATCAAAATTATCGGTTTTGGCGGTGATGGACACCAAAAGTCCATCCACGCGGCTCCGCAAAAGTGCTTTTACATTGGCCACTTCGGTTTCGTACGACTCATCCGACTGGCAAATCATGACATTGTACCCCGCCTTCGAAAGCACCTCTTGTGCCCCCATAATGAAGGTGGGAAAAAAGTAATGCCGAAACTCGGGCACCAGGATACCCACAATGTTGGTCTGGCGTTTCAAGAGGGCATTGGCCAAGGGATTGGGCTGATAATCAAGTTCTTGTGCCAAATCCAGAATCATCTTGCGCGTTCCTTCATGGATGTCGGCATGCCCACGCAGCGCCCGTGAAACCGTTGACTTGGAAATGCCCAACTGCTGGGCAAGATCCATGATGGTGACCTCGTGAGGGCGACGGTTTTCCTGGGGTACTGCCGTTTCGTTGATGGTAAAATGAAAATCACAGGACTTGCAGTAGTAACGCTGCTTTCCCCTCATAATCCCGGATTTTTGGATGAACTCAATCTGATTGCACTTTTTACATTTGATCATTCCCATGGACTACGAATTGATAAAAAAAGAGAAAGTACAGAATATCACCAAAATTTTTCCGGCAAATCTTCTGCTCGCTAATAATTATTACTATCGCTACCCGTTTCGAGAAGCTTCCCGATAGTTTTTGTGCAACACTGCTTGCTGGAAGCCATTAATTATTTTGAAACTGAGCTTAATTTCGATCAATAAATCTGCAAATCGATCTTTTTTAAACTAAATGATCGATTTTGAAAATCACTCATTTTGGACTTTAACCGTATACATCTATGTCAGGCAAATTACAAATATGGCTTGTGTTTTTTGGTCTGCTGACCACCGCGCAAGCCCAGAACCTCTCCCTGCGGGGAAAAATATCCGATTCCAGCGGAGAAGCACTACCCGGCGCCAGTATCGCGGTAAAGGGCACAACCAGTGGAGCTGTCTCTGAACTGGATGGCACCTACCAACTGGAGGGCGTTTCGGCGCAAGCCACGCTGGTTATTTCCTACACCGGGTACCTTAGTCAGGAGATTGCGGTCAACAACCGCACCCTCATTGACGTAGTACTCAGCCTGGATGTGGAAGCACTCAATGAAGTGGTCGTGGTGGGTTATGGTACCCAGCGCAAAGCGGGTACTACGGGTTCCATTGCTTCGGTGAAAGCAGCCGACCTCGTCCAAACCCCTGTGGCCAACCTTGCCCAGGGGCTGCAAGCCCGGGTGTCGGGGATTCAAATCAACCAAAACTCAGGATCGCCAGGGGGTAACGTCAGTGTGCGCATTCGGGGTACCAACTCCATCAATGGCACTTCGGAGCCATTGTACGTAGTGGATGGCATCCAGATTTCCAATGGAGGGGGCATCAATGATGTCAGCCCACTTTCAACCATTAACCCCAACGACATTGAGAGCATCGAAGTGCTCAAGGATGCCTCGGCCTCGGCCATTTATGGGGCCCGGGCAGCCAACGGGGTGGTCTTGATCACGACCAAACGGGGTAAATCCGGCGTGACCAGAGTCACTTTTGACAGCTACTACGGCACCCAAAAAGTGACCAAAACCATCCCTACCCTCAATGCGGCGCAGTTTGCCCAATTGGAAAATGAGGTGTTTAAAAATACCTACTACAAAGACCCGGCTTCTTTGGGTCAGGGGGTCAATTGGCAGGACATTATCTTCCGGGAAGCCCCGATCCAAAACCACCAATTGTCCGTCAACGGGGGCAACGAAAAGACCCAACTGGCCATGTCGCTCAATTATTTCAACCAGGACGGGGTCATCATCAGTTCCAATTTCAAACGGTATTCGTACCGTCTGAACCTCGACCACAAAATCAGCAAAAACGTCAAAGTGGGTACGAGTATGTTGGGTAGTTACTCGATCAACTCCGGAGTACAAACCGGCTCAACCAGTCAGGGCGACGGTGATGTGGTAGTCGGAAGTATTTTGGGTGCAGCCATTGGTGCACCACCCAACTTAAAACCTTACCGCGCTGACGGCACCATTTTCCCTTTCGGCGAACAAGAGGATGGTCGTTACCGCGAGGTAGCCAACCCCTTGGGTATTGCCTCGGTGTTGATCCAAACCGCCTTAAAAAGAACCTTGACCAATATTTACGGTGAAGTGAACATCTTGAAGGGCCTTACCTATCGGGCTTCCTTTAACATCGATTTGCAGAGCAACACCGCCGATCGGTATTCTCCCCGCTCGATCGTTAGCATTCGGGATTTGAATGACAACTCCGGTTCGGGCTCAAAATCAAATTCGAATTTCACCGGCTTACTGCACGAGAGTATTTTGACTTATAGCCAAACCCTGGCTGAGGTACACAGCTTGAAGTTTACGGGGGTATTTGCTACTCAATCAGATTTGTCCAACGCCAACTCGATTAGTGCGTCGGGATTTCCCAATGATGCCACCCGCAACGAGGCCCTGCAATTGGCCCTCAACCGCACGGTGAGTAGCAGTCGCAGCAAACAACGCCTGGATTCATACATGGGCCGGATCAACTACGGCTTCAACGACAAG includes these proteins:
- a CDS encoding helix-turn-helix transcriptional regulator; the protein is MSVNKNAYIRYQVLDRCFRNPGRRYFWEDLLAECNHALYEFNGLNSQIQRRQLFEDIKFMESEQGWSIPLERFREGRKAYYRYADFSFSINNQPINETEAHQLRSAMMVLSRMKGMPQFEWLNELIPRLEQSFGTTKPGKEFMAFSNNEFLRGIGWLEELFHAVLYEKVLKIDYQSFRKNDLLQFTLHPYFLKQYNNRWFVFGYNPAFAEISNLALDRIEHIEELKTPYLENKFVDFDEYFEDIIGVTRPKEATLETIQLVISSQLAPYILTKPLHGSQKKLNQDENGLTLQIEVIPNYELEQLILSYGEGIQVKSPEYLREKIKTRLQASVDHYRQ
- a CDS encoding reverse transcriptase family protein; translated protein: MQLEQEQVEIIRTMFQQIKSKNDLLKLINFAKKLLFGEAAHAVPLKTLTYYGNANLASDAYRTFSIRKKSGGKRPIHAPVKGLKPIQKALNLILQCLFTPHHAANGFVPERSIVDNAKVHQGAHYVYNIDLKDFFPSIDLSRVAACLRLPPFNLIDTAEEPLAFLVANLCCTPILVERQNESGEWINKILNVLPQGAPTSPTITNIVAQRLDKRLTGLARRFGANFSRYADDITFSSMHNIYKQDEAFTIELTRIIESQGFYINPSKTRLQKTGFRQEVTGLVVNEKVNVHRRYVKQIRHWLYLWERYGYAQAEQIFKREYVKDKGYAKKGNPKLENVLEGKLLFMKMVKGGEDGTFLGLWRRFDHLLIELNEVRDNTSIPEEAFTEKEQLTRTIKISLLPIDDGKFIQTLQHDKLIPMGVALPYEETFENNIEETYEKPSLQHNPINTMNFLKNFKYDNASGFKELVHAPFDVDNFDFEKILDTVKNHPNFILTFKNTRAEKFTGELPLGLWKKAKELINHLSTEGLDLFKLTKQHPIESEKFLTEIQDFKKNYRFSSDDTESSILKKLIIHVAKKAEHKNSDKNIVFSFGNTDQSGQFSDDQLVFLPDERIFGLRSGFFTWVPNVRNTLAWIFKGILQHSNVNGSRTFEKKSKKIVVEINRFRDKDIGLTKVQLTISDEFSVLKKSPDQFLEDLLNSEPCKHYLRNIADWAIECDCDNGESYLFQILPKNDYKRLERKVNSFKHIITFYD
- a CDS encoding response regulator, translated to MINDLILVTNSANSASSRKHFTDILNFGEYLELAIPAEWKAQPREFYLYITYSELEPKLAATQFKGIVIDLFLENSKSTDSNIAVDLAAFLRLCDIDLPIIIVSEKHLTSEKYGLDIDPRSYQILNDFKVGKFLTYDQAFNKELSVDDPQHFPIYKHIRGYKFNIAEFLKNFSVIPSDDRHQMTNEWGAIKLAFNAGYTLEDIGYNFPQNTYFKYLQKKFSLDFLTFAEREELLKEYSLPTTQNKINLSTFLKNKKILLVDDNAEKGWASVLEKIFDARIVSMSSIHDCLKIDHKEYASFDLVFLDLYMPNFHGNLKEKENSIKLLETFKIGFPQIPIIVFTASNKSWTLDEVLEKGADGMYVKESPEYAGNATYSRENFKNFFSTIANCLKRYKTLQPYWSNIDFIFQNFLPEIDDINAFKFKSRIKERLEMFFGLLKRGLEEKGFNSRKFYFSDNELAFITLWSILNEISQAYYEKSRPNIQIRDPKGNLISAHPSGTLIEYSPRHYKWSIKNQQDVFLEYVYFFEIEREKIVLHSNKNYYKLNCKSKSIFKFHRGKGTVLHQPSVPDVDYSRSLYVQIAFLLEKKITLLSPKKDRLQEKLSQLNEKRNKLFLTHGEEDSRFYNKTEKSKRSERSYEITPNGDIKELFELVGFLLTGKEIVLNI